A genomic stretch from Nocardia wallacei includes:
- a CDS encoding type I polyketide synthase, with amino-acid sequence MTTDEELLAALRVAVKDNHALQRENDELRSRPAEPIAILGMGCRFPGGVRTPEQLWEMVAAGQDVIGEFPADRGWDPALFDPEPGRAGRTSTRYGGFLADVAQFDAGFFGIGPREARIMDPQQRQVLEVSWEAVERSGLDPKALRGSDTGVFIGSFSWDYLPRMSEAPAEIADYLLTTNGGSVLPGRVSYTLGLTGPAIAVDTACSSSLVALHVAAQSLRAGECALALAGGVTVMSTPGMLLGFSRQQGLAPDGRCKSFGAGADGVGLSEGVGILVLERLRDARRHGHDVLAVLRGSAVNQDGASNGLTAPNGPAQQRVIHAALAAARLTAADIDVVEAHGTGTTLGDPIEAHAVLATYGRDRPADRPVWLGSIKSNMGHTQAAAGVAGVMKMVLAMRHATLPPTLHADPPSPHIDWSAGAVALPTRAQRWDGGDRPRRAAVSSFGLSGTNAHVVLEQAPDAAAETPARPVAALPRIPWMLTGRTEGALLGQARRLAEYLDVRTELAPADVGAALARRSAFEHRAVLLGTGRTELRAAATALSAGERTANVIAGQVVPGTTAFVFAGQGSQRLGMGRELYERSPVFAAAWDEVVAALRRDADIALAEVVWGTDREQLDRTGYVQAGLFAMAVALYRLLESWGLTPDFVMGHSVGEIAAAHVAGVLSLDDAVTLVAARGRLMQALPSRGAMVAVRAAAAEITAQLVDGVEIAAINGPDAVVISGDSGPVGDLAARFAARGRKTSRLRVSHAFHSALMEPMLDEFAHAIAGIATAAPRIPIVSTVTGEVGGAGYGTAAYWVRHVRETVRFDTALRALSAAGVTRFVEVGPDGGLSALIAEAVDAAAVVPVLRAGRPETDTVVEGVARAFVAGAEVRWSRYFSGASSGPIDLPTYAFQHRRYWWSAAGAAGPGMRPIEHPMLSAALDDPGSGAVIYTGRISPAAQPWLADHRVFGTAVLPGTALVDLAIRTGDDVGYATLRELTLEAPVRVPDEGLEIRVVAEAETTDGRVVTIYSGGAGGRGEWTPHARGLLGREPGAADGEFAQWPPVAAEPIDADDLYRDLSARGYAYGASFRGVTAAWRRGGEWFAEVALPAAVAAEHAAFGLHPALLDAALHVGLAATAEPLVPFAWSGVTLHAAGAARLRVALSGDASNMTVRIADAAGRPVLTARSVAGRPPALDRTEPVAAHQESVYRLEWTRRPLPPSAHLSVVEWTGADDVTAAADVIVVRCVAAAEPDLAAAADRTARLVRTMQRWLSTPGLTDTRLLVVTRGAVALPGESIADLAGAAVWGLARAARAENPDRIVVADVDTDDIDPAVLLAAGEPELAVRGGAAWAPRLARARLSDSGPGAIPGTVVITGGTGGLGATVARHLVRASRARNLLLLSRSGPSADGAAELAAELAAAGATVRIESCDVADRESLRKALATVPADAPLSGVVHAAGVLDDAVVQSLDAERIAKVFAPKAVGAWHLHELTADLDLSLFVLFSSVSGVLGGPGQGNYAAANAVLDALAEYRRARGLPATSIAWGPWAGDGMAGRLAGTDRRRMARAGLLEMPAAQALSILDGVLESDLAVAVAARLDEAALERGGFVPPILERLVRRPVRPVATSDRAPRAGFAGLTGKQRLRAVLDIVTAEAATVLGYPDATDVDPHRPFLDLGFDSLSAVELRNRVRAATGLSLPATVAFDHPTPTAMAEFVTGLLGDTGPAGDDDRIRAAIAAIPTETLRAAGLLDRLLELAGDSPPPERHTASSIHDMSEAELIRLALGTAELEQ; translated from the coding sequence GTGACCACCGACGAGGAACTGCTCGCCGCGCTGCGCGTCGCGGTCAAGGACAACCACGCGCTACAGCGCGAGAACGACGAATTGCGTTCCCGGCCCGCGGAACCGATCGCGATCCTCGGCATGGGGTGCCGCTTCCCGGGCGGCGTCCGCACGCCGGAACAGCTGTGGGAGATGGTCGCCGCGGGGCAGGACGTGATCGGTGAGTTTCCGGCGGACCGCGGCTGGGATCCGGCGCTGTTCGATCCCGAGCCGGGCCGGGCCGGGCGCACCTCCACCCGATACGGCGGCTTCCTGGCCGACGTCGCGCAGTTCGACGCGGGCTTCTTCGGTATCGGCCCCCGCGAGGCGCGGATCATGGACCCGCAGCAGCGGCAGGTACTCGAGGTGTCGTGGGAGGCGGTCGAACGGTCGGGCCTGGATCCGAAGGCGTTGCGCGGCAGTGACACCGGCGTGTTCATCGGCTCGTTCTCCTGGGACTACCTGCCGCGCATGAGCGAAGCGCCGGCCGAGATCGCCGACTATCTGCTGACCACCAACGGCGGTTCGGTGCTGCCGGGCCGGGTGTCCTACACGCTCGGCCTGACCGGTCCGGCGATCGCGGTGGACACGGCGTGCTCCTCCTCGCTGGTGGCACTGCACGTCGCGGCCCAGTCGCTGCGCGCCGGGGAATGCGCGCTGGCCCTCGCGGGCGGCGTCACCGTGATGTCGACTCCCGGTATGCTGCTGGGCTTCTCGCGCCAGCAAGGGCTGGCGCCCGACGGCCGGTGCAAATCCTTCGGCGCGGGCGCCGACGGCGTGGGCCTGTCCGAAGGCGTCGGCATCCTGGTACTCGAGCGGTTGCGCGACGCCCGCCGCCACGGCCACGACGTGCTGGCGGTGCTGCGCGGCTCGGCGGTCAACCAGGACGGCGCGAGCAACGGCTTGACCGCACCCAACGGTCCCGCGCAGCAGCGCGTGATCCACGCGGCGCTGGCCGCCGCCCGCCTGACCGCGGCCGATATCGACGTCGTCGAGGCGCACGGCACCGGGACCACGCTCGGCGACCCGATCGAGGCGCACGCTGTTCTCGCCACCTACGGGCGGGACCGCCCGGCGGACCGGCCGGTATGGCTGGGGTCGATCAAATCGAACATGGGACACACCCAGGCGGCCGCGGGCGTGGCGGGCGTGATGAAAATGGTCCTGGCCATGCGGCACGCCACCCTCCCGCCGACCCTGCACGCCGACCCGCCCTCACCGCACATCGACTGGTCGGCGGGCGCGGTGGCATTGCCGACCCGGGCCCAGCGATGGGACGGCGGGGACCGGCCGCGCCGCGCGGCCGTGTCCTCCTTCGGGCTGTCCGGCACCAACGCACACGTCGTGCTCGAACAGGCGCCGGACGCGGCGGCCGAAACTCCGGCGCGGCCGGTGGCGGCCCTGCCCCGGATCCCGTGGATGCTCACGGGCCGGACCGAGGGGGCGTTGCTCGGCCAGGCCCGGCGGCTGGCCGAATACCTCGACGTCCGAACCGAACTCGCCCCCGCCGACGTCGGCGCGGCGCTGGCCCGGCGCTCGGCGTTCGAGCACCGCGCGGTTCTGCTCGGCACGGGGCGAACGGAGTTGCGCGCGGCCGCCACGGCGCTGTCGGCCGGTGAGCGAACGGCGAATGTGATAGCGGGACAGGTGGTTCCGGGCACGACCGCCTTCGTGTTCGCCGGGCAGGGCTCGCAGCGGCTCGGCATGGGACGCGAACTGTACGAGAGGTCACCGGTTTTCGCCGCGGCATGGGACGAGGTGGTCGCGGCGCTGCGGCGCGACGCCGACATCGCACTGGCCGAGGTGGTCTGGGGTACCGACCGGGAACAGCTGGACCGGACCGGATATGTGCAGGCCGGATTGTTCGCGATGGCGGTCGCGCTGTACCGGCTGCTCGAATCCTGGGGCCTGACGCCGGATTTCGTCATGGGGCATTCCGTCGGTGAGATCGCCGCGGCGCATGTCGCCGGTGTGCTGTCGCTCGATGACGCGGTGACCCTGGTCGCCGCGCGGGGCCGGCTCATGCAGGCGCTGCCCTCGCGCGGCGCCATGGTCGCGGTGCGGGCGGCCGCGGCCGAGATCACGGCGCAGCTGGTGGACGGCGTGGAGATCGCCGCGATCAACGGCCCCGACGCGGTGGTGATCTCGGGCGACTCCGGACCGGTCGGCGACCTCGCCGCGCGGTTCGCCGCCCGCGGCCGCAAGACCTCGCGCCTGCGGGTGTCGCACGCCTTCCACTCGGCGCTGATGGAACCCATGCTCGACGAGTTCGCCCACGCGATCGCCGGGATCGCCACGGCCGCACCGCGTATACCGATCGTCTCCACCGTGACCGGCGAAGTGGGCGGTGCGGGCTACGGCACCGCCGCGTACTGGGTCCGGCACGTCCGCGAGACGGTACGATTCGACACCGCGCTGCGAGCCCTCTCGGCCGCCGGCGTCACCCGGTTCGTCGAGGTCGGACCCGACGGTGGTCTGTCGGCGCTGATCGCCGAGGCGGTCGACGCGGCGGCCGTCGTGCCCGTGCTGCGCGCCGGGCGGCCGGAGACCGACACCGTCGTCGAGGGTGTCGCCCGCGCCTTCGTGGCGGGCGCCGAGGTGCGCTGGTCGCGCTACTTCTCCGGGGCGTCGTCCGGTCCGATCGACCTGCCCACCTACGCGTTCCAGCACCGGCGCTACTGGTGGTCGGCCGCCGGTGCGGCCGGGCCGGGTATGCGGCCGATCGAGCACCCGATGCTGTCGGCGGCGCTGGACGATCCCGGGAGCGGCGCGGTGATCTACACCGGCCGGATCTCCCCGGCGGCTCAGCCCTGGCTGGCCGACCACCGGGTGTTCGGCACGGCCGTGCTGCCCGGAACGGCCCTGGTGGACTTGGCGATTCGCACGGGTGACGACGTGGGATACGCGACGTTGCGGGAACTCACGCTGGAAGCCCCGGTCCGGGTGCCCGACGAAGGGCTGGAGATCCGGGTCGTGGCCGAGGCGGAGACTACCGACGGGCGCGTGGTGACAATCTATTCCGGTGGCGCGGGCGGGCGCGGGGAATGGACGCCGCACGCCCGCGGGTTGCTCGGCAGGGAACCGGGCGCGGCGGACGGCGAATTCGCGCAGTGGCCGCCCGTCGCCGCCGAACCGATCGACGCCGACGACCTGTACCGGGACCTGTCCGCTCGCGGTTACGCCTACGGCGCGTCGTTCCGCGGCGTGACGGCCGCGTGGCGGCGGGGCGGCGAGTGGTTCGCCGAGGTCGCCCTGCCCGCCGCCGTCGCCGCCGAGCACGCGGCGTTCGGCCTGCACCCGGCGCTGCTGGACGCGGCGCTGCACGTCGGGCTCGCCGCGACCGCCGAGCCGCTCGTGCCCTTCGCGTGGAGCGGGGTCACCCTGCACGCCGCGGGAGCGGCGCGGCTGCGGGTCGCGCTGTCGGGCGACGCGTCGAACATGACCGTGCGGATCGCCGACGCGGCGGGCCGGCCGGTGCTCACGGCGCGCTCGGTGGCAGGCCGCCCGCCCGCCCTCGACCGCACCGAACCCGTTGCCGCGCACCAGGAGTCGGTCTACCGTCTGGAGTGGACGCGGCGGCCGCTGCCGCCGTCCGCGCACCTGTCGGTCGTGGAATGGACCGGCGCGGACGACGTGACCGCGGCCGCCGACGTGATCGTCGTCCGCTGCGTCGCCGCGGCCGAACCGGATCTCGCGGCAGCCGCCGACCGGACGGCCCGCCTGGTGCGCACGATGCAGCGCTGGCTGTCGACGCCCGGCCTCACCGACACCCGGCTGCTGGTGGTGACCCGCGGCGCGGTGGCGCTGCCGGGCGAGTCGATCGCCGACCTCGCCGGTGCCGCGGTATGGGGTCTGGCGCGCGCGGCGCGGGCGGAGAATCCCGACCGGATCGTCGTCGCCGACGTGGATACCGACGACATCGATCCGGCCGTACTGCTCGCGGCGGGCGAGCCGGAGCTGGCGGTGCGCGGCGGCGCGGCGTGGGCGCCGCGGCTCGCCCGCGCGCGACTATCGGACTCCGGCCCCGGGGCGATCCCGGGCACGGTGGTGATCACCGGCGGCACCGGCGGTCTCGGCGCGACCGTCGCGCGCCACCTGGTGCGTGCGTCCCGCGCCCGGAACCTGTTGCTGCTCAGCCGAAGTGGCCCCTCGGCCGACGGTGCGGCGGAGCTGGCCGCCGAGCTGGCCGCCGCCGGAGCGACCGTGCGCATCGAGTCGTGCGATGTCGCCGACCGCGAATCGCTGCGCAAGGCGCTCGCCACCGTGCCGGCCGATGCGCCGCTGTCGGGTGTGGTGCACGCCGCGGGCGTGCTCGACGACGCGGTGGTGCAGTCGCTGGACGCCGAGCGGATCGCGAAGGTGTTCGCCCCCAAGGCGGTCGGGGCCTGGCATCTGCACGAACTCACCGCCGACCTCGACCTGTCGCTGTTCGTCCTGTTCTCCTCGGTGTCGGGTGTGCTGGGCGGGCCGGGCCAGGGCAACTACGCCGCCGCCAACGCCGTTCTCGACGCCCTCGCCGAATACCGCCGCGCACGCGGCCTTCCCGCCACCTCCATCGCCTGGGGGCCGTGGGCGGGCGACGGGATGGCCGGGCGACTGGCCGGGACCGACCGGCGGCGGATGGCTCGGGCGGGCCTGCTGGAAATGCCCGCCGCGCAGGCGCTGTCGATTCTCGACGGCGTGCTGGAGTCCGACCTGGCGGTCGCGGTCGCCGCCCGGCTGGACGAGGCGGCGCTCGAGCGTGGCGGTTTCGTGCCGCCGATCCTGGAACGGCTGGTGCGCAGGCCCGTCCGGCCCGTCGCCACCAGCGACCGCGCACCGCGCGCCGGCTTCGCCGGACTGACCGGAAAGCAACGATTGCGGGCCGTGCTCGATATCGTCACCGCCGAGGCCGCCACCGTGCTCGGCTATCCCGACGCGACCGACGTCGACCCGCACCGTCCGTTCCTGGACCTCGGATTCGACTCACTGAGCGCGGTCGAACTACGCAACCGCGTGCGCGCCGCGACGGGCCTGTCGCTGCCGGCCACGGTCGCCTTCGACCACCCGACACCCACCGCCATGGCCGAGTTCGTCACCGGCCTGCTCGGTGACACCGGCCCGGCCGGCGACGACGACCGGATCCGGGCGGCGATCGCCGCGATCCCGACCGAGACGCTGCGCGCGGCGGGACTACTCGATCGGCTGCTCGAACTGGCCGGGGACAGCCCGCCGCCCGAGCGGCACACCGCGTCGAGCATTCACGACATGAGCGAGGCCGAGTTGATCCGATTGGCG